Within Lolium rigidum isolate FL_2022 chromosome 5, APGP_CSIRO_Lrig_0.1, whole genome shotgun sequence, the genomic segment AGTATTTAGGGCCAGAGGATGTAGAAGTACTCCATACATATACAGATATACTCAGCATACGTAAACGGCACCGTATGTGAGTAATTTTTCGTTGAGAAAAAGGCGAAAGGATTTGTATTTAGGTATACCATTTCGCACTGATGTTTGGCATTGTCTACATATTTTTGAGTAAATGTGTAACTAAAAAAAGTCAATTGTGGCGTGTGTTCATCAATTATATGAGAAGATAGCTACCCCTAAGCAGTAAAATATGCACCACACATAACAACTACAACTTGTTCCATGATTGGTCAATATGTTAGTGTATACTCCAGTTAATAAAAACATTTCTAATAGAAAAGCAAGTATGCATCCATCCATCCAGGTCCAACAATAATAAGCTACAAAAGCCGACACTTCCGTTGTCATTTGTCAAGTAAGCAAACTAGCCAGCTCGGCCTCGGACCCAATCAAACCCAAGAAGGGACCAAGAAGTTCCCCGACCATGGCGCCCAGCAACAGCAACGCCACCTACCctttcctcgtcctcctcctcctcgccgccgtcgcaGTAGCTGCGGAGGTGACGCCGACGGCGTACGACATGCTGGAGCGGTACGACTTCCCCCGGGGCATCCTGCCGGAAGGGGTGCAGGGATACGACCTCGGCCCGGACGGCGGCTTCCAGGTGTACTTCCCGCGGGAGTGCCAGTTCCTGCTGGGTAAGCAGTGGCTGGTCAAGTACAACAAACGCATCGCCGGCACCGCCACGGCGGACAAGCTGGCGGCGCTGGAGGGCATCTACGTCAAGGTGCTCTTCCTCTGGATCCCCGTCGCCGAGGTCGACCGAGACGGCGACCGCCTCAGCTTCTACATCGGCCCCGTCTCCACCTCCTTCCCGCTCGGCGACTTCGCCGACAGCCCGCACTGCCGCGgatacgacgccgccgccgtcgctgtgGCCGTCTCATGAATTATTGCGTATGCTCTACAAGATGTTGTCTTTGGTTCGGTCATTTGCCTGGCCGTTTAATT encodes:
- the LOC124651136 gene encoding uncharacterized protein At5g01610-like is translated as MAPSNSNATYPFLVLLLLAAVAVAAEVTPTAYDMLERYDFPRGILPEGVQGYDLGPDGGFQVYFPRECQFLLGKQWLVKYNKRIAGTATADKLAALEGIYVKVLFLWIPVAEVDRDGDRLSFYIGPVSTSFPLGDFADSPHCRGYDAAAVAVAVS